Proteins from a single region of Pseudomonas sp. 10S4:
- a CDS encoding circularly permuted type 2 ATP-grasp protein: MPDLLDRYPLTAGTYHELLDDSGAVRPHWRRLFDQLQRSTPTQLVQRQALLTRQIQENGVTYNVYADPKGADRPWELDLLPHVIAADEWQHLSAGIAQRARLLNAVLADLYGPQRLIAEGLLPAELVFGHNNFLWPCQGIAPPDGAFLHLYAVDLARTPDGRWWVTADRTQAPSGAGYALENRTIVSRAFPELYRDLKVQHLAGFFRTLQETLARQAPSDDEAPLVVLLTPGRFNESYFEHLYLARQLGYPLVEGGDLTVRDATVYLKTLSGLRRVHAIMRRLDDDFCDPLELRTDSALGVPGLLEAVRQGRVLVANALGSGVLESPGLLGFLPRINQFLFGEELILPSIATWWCGEAPVLAQALEKLPELLIKPAFPSQSFAPVFGRDLSEKQRQALAERMQARPYAYVAQELAQLSQAPIWQAEDGQLQPRAIGMRVYAVASRDGYRVLPGGLTRVAAEADAEVVSMQRGGASKDTWVLGERAPSGEQWKTQRTIGVHDLVRRDPYLPSRVVENLFWFGRYCERCDNSARLLRIMLARYVDGDDPQALEAAVDLGERLNLLPDEGELPERLLAALLGDDWPFSLRSNLQRLQWAASQVRGKLSRENWQALVELQREAMELETEEPDFGELLDFLNRLVMSLAALSGFALDDMTRDEGWRFLMIGRRIERLQFLSGSLAAFLRGAGAFDQAGLEWLLELGNSSITYRSRYLAVAQLIPVLDLLLLDEQNPHAVLFQLKLVTRTLKRLNDDFGVPREACLPQLVERLAHFDLGCLENSLFGEASVHAAVEGLADLLQEIADASGQVSDRLALRHFAHVDDVSQRTVSV; encoded by the coding sequence ATGCCTGACCTGCTTGACCGCTACCCGCTGACGGCGGGCACTTATCACGAACTGCTCGACGACAGCGGCGCCGTGCGCCCGCATTGGCGTCGGCTGTTCGACCAATTGCAACGCAGCACCCCGACGCAACTGGTGCAGCGCCAGGCTTTGCTGACCCGGCAGATCCAGGAAAACGGCGTGACCTACAACGTCTACGCCGACCCCAAGGGCGCCGATCGCCCGTGGGAACTGGACCTGTTGCCCCATGTCATTGCGGCTGATGAGTGGCAGCATTTGTCCGCAGGGATTGCTCAGCGGGCACGCTTGCTCAATGCCGTGTTGGCGGATCTTTATGGTCCGCAGCGTTTGATCGCCGAAGGGCTGCTGCCGGCGGAGCTGGTGTTCGGTCACAACAACTTCCTGTGGCCGTGTCAGGGTATTGCACCGCCGGACGGGGCGTTTCTGCATCTGTACGCCGTGGACCTGGCGCGCACTCCCGACGGTCGTTGGTGGGTGACAGCGGACCGGACCCAGGCGCCGTCCGGTGCGGGTTACGCATTGGAAAACCGCACCATCGTGTCTCGGGCGTTTCCCGAGCTGTATCGCGATTTGAAGGTGCAGCACCTGGCCGGGTTCTTCCGCACGTTGCAGGAAACCCTGGCTCGCCAAGCGCCGAGTGACGATGAAGCGCCGCTGGTGGTGCTGCTGACACCGGGTCGGTTCAACGAAAGCTATTTCGAACATTTGTATCTGGCGCGCCAACTCGGTTATCCACTGGTGGAGGGCGGCGACCTGACGGTGCGCGATGCCACCGTCTACCTTAAAACCTTGAGCGGGCTGCGCCGGGTTCACGCGATCATGCGGCGCCTCGACGATGACTTCTGCGATCCGCTGGAGCTGCGTACCGACTCGGCCCTCGGCGTGCCGGGGTTGCTGGAAGCGGTGCGTCAGGGCCGGGTGCTGGTGGCCAACGCGTTGGGCAGCGGCGTGCTGGAATCGCCGGGTCTGCTGGGCTTTCTGCCAAGGATCAATCAGTTCCTGTTCGGCGAAGAACTGATCCTGCCGTCCATCGCCACGTGGTGGTGTGGGGAAGCGCCAGTGTTGGCTCAAGCTTTGGAAAAGTTGCCGGAGTTGCTGATCAAACCGGCATTTCCCTCCCAGAGCTTTGCGCCGGTGTTTGGCCGTGATTTGAGTGAAAAACAGCGTCAAGCATTGGCCGAGCGCATGCAGGCGCGGCCTTACGCCTATGTCGCGCAAGAACTGGCGCAACTGTCCCAAGCGCCGATCTGGCAAGCCGAGGACGGTCAGTTGCAACCGCGAGCCATCGGCATGCGCGTGTACGCGGTGGCCAGTCGCGATGGCTATCGGGTATTGCCCGGCGGCTTGACCCGGGTGGCAGCCGAGGCCGATGCCGAAGTGGTGTCGATGCAGCGCGGTGGTGCGAGCAAGGACACCTGGGTGCTCGGCGAGCGAGCCCCCAGCGGCGAACAATGGAAAACCCAGCGCACGATTGGTGTCCACGATCTGGTGCGGCGCGATCCCTATCTGCCGTCGCGGGTGGTCGAGAATCTGTTCTGGTTTGGTCGTTACTGCGAGCGCTGCGATAACAGTGCGCGGCTGCTGCGGATCATGCTGGCGCGTTATGTCGACGGCGATGACCCGCAAGCCCTGGAAGCGGCGGTCGATCTCGGTGAGCGCCTGAATCTGTTGCCCGACGAAGGCGAGTTGCCGGAACGCTTGTTGGCGGCGCTGCTCGGCGATGACTGGCCGTTCAGCCTGCGTTCCAACCTGCAACGCTTGCAGTGGGCGGCCTCGCAAGTGCGCGGCAAGCTCTCGCGGGAAAACTGGCAGGCGCTGGTGGAGTTGCAGCGCGAGGCCATGGAGCTTGAAACCGAAGAGCCGGATTTCGGCGAGTTGCTGGATTTCCTCAACCGCTTGGTCATGTCGCTGGCGGCGCTGTCCGGTTTTGCCCTGGACGACATGACCCGGGACGAAGGCTGGCGTTTCCTGATGATCGGCCGGCGGATCGAGCGACTGCAGTTTCTCAGTGGCAGTTTGGCGGCGTTTCTGCGCGGTGCCGGGGCTTTCGATCAGGCCGGGCTGGAGTGGTTGCTGGAGCTGGGTAACAGCAGCATCACCTACCGCTCGCGGTATTTGGCCGTGGCGCAATTGATCCCGGTGCTCGACCTGTTGCTGCTGGATGAGCAGAACCCCCACGCGGTGCTGTTCCAGTTGAAACTGGTGACCCGCACATTGAAACGCCTGAACGACGATTTCGGTGTCCCGCGCGAGGCGTGTTTGCCGCAATTGGTCGAGCGTTTGGCGCACTTCGACCTGGGTTGCCTGGAGAACTCGTTGTTTGGTGAGGCCAGTGTCCACGCGGCTGTCGAAGGTCTGGCTGATCTGCTGCAAGAAATCGCCGATGCCAGCGGCCAGGTTTCGGATCGCCTGGCCTTGCGCCATTTTGCCCATGTCGATGATGTCAGCCAGCGCACGGTGTCCGTCTGA
- a CDS encoding transglutaminase family protein, translated as MNARYQIFHDTHYHYDSPVSLAQQLAHLWPRACDWQRCTAQALLISPDPTTRRDELDVFGNPLTRLAFERPHDELLVNAELTVEVLARPTLDFNLSPAWEETRNALTYSSQPLSPQLLEACRYRFESPYVHLKRNFVEFSESCFPPGRPLLLGVQALMEKIFSEFTFDAEATQVATPLVEVLERRRGVCQDFAHLMLACVRSRGLAARYISGYLLTQPPPGQPRMIGADASHAWVSVFCPVLGWVDFDPTNNVQPALEHITLAWGRDFSDVSPLRGVILGGGSHDPEVRVTVMPLD; from the coding sequence ATGAATGCCCGTTACCAGATTTTCCACGATACCCATTATCACTACGACAGCCCGGTGTCCCTGGCTCAGCAACTGGCGCACTTGTGGCCGCGTGCCTGCGACTGGCAGCGCTGCACCGCGCAGGCGTTGCTGATCAGCCCGGACCCGACGACCCGTCGCGATGAACTGGACGTGTTTGGCAATCCGCTTACTCGGTTGGCGTTCGAGCGTCCCCACGATGAGTTGCTGGTGAACGCGGAGCTAACCGTCGAAGTACTGGCCCGACCGACCCTGGATTTCAATCTATCGCCGGCCTGGGAAGAAACCCGCAATGCGCTGACTTACAGCAGTCAGCCGCTTTCGCCCCAGTTATTGGAAGCCTGTCGCTATCGTTTCGAATCACCGTACGTGCATTTGAAGCGCAACTTCGTCGAGTTCTCGGAAAGCTGTTTTCCACCGGGTCGGCCTCTGCTGTTGGGCGTCCAGGCATTGATGGAGAAGATTTTCAGCGAATTCACCTTCGATGCCGAGGCCACCCAGGTGGCGACGCCGTTGGTGGAAGTGCTGGAACGCCGGCGCGGCGTCTGTCAGGACTTCGCGCACTTGATGCTGGCGTGTGTGCGTTCCCGTGGTTTGGCGGCGCGCTACATCAGTGGTTATTTGTTGACCCAGCCACCACCGGGGCAACCACGGATGATTGGCGCCGATGCATCCCACGCTTGGGTCTCGGTGTTTTGTCCGGTACTCGGCTGGGTGGATTTCGATCCAACCAACAACGTGCAACCGGCGCTGGAACACATCACGCTGGCCTGGGGCCGGGACTTTTCCGATGTCTCGCCGTTGCGCGGAGTGATACTTGGCGGTGGGAGCCATGACCCGGAAGTCAGAGTCACCGTGATGCCGCTGGATTAA
- a CDS encoding NUDIX hydrolase, with protein MFPVSIKGVLQSPEGLVVLMLNERDEWELPGGRIELGETPPICLAREIAEELDVEVEVGEPLDSYLFEVIPGKHVFISTYRCQLLGGFVPTISHEHKEIGLFDPARLPANLPKGYRDSIYKALGL; from the coding sequence ATGTTCCCGGTTTCAATCAAAGGCGTCCTGCAATCCCCCGAAGGCCTGGTCGTGCTGATGCTCAACGAGCGCGACGAATGGGAGTTACCCGGCGGAAGAATTGAGCTGGGCGAAACGCCACCGATCTGCCTGGCACGGGAAATCGCCGAGGAGCTGGACGTCGAGGTGGAGGTGGGAGAGCCGCTGGATTCGTATCTGTTCGAGGTGATCCCCGGTAAACACGTGTTCATCTCGACTTACCGCTGCCAGTTGCTGGGCGGTTTTGTGCCGACGATCAGTCATGAACACAAGGAGATCGGGCTGTTTGATCCGGCGCGTTTGCCGGCCAACTTGCCCAAGGGCTATCGCGATTCGATTTATAAAGCGTTGGGCCTGTGA
- a CDS encoding TIGR00730 family Rossman fold protein → MSIASVCVFCGASTGTDPAYREAAVALGRALAERKLTLVYGGGAVGLMGIVADAALAAGGEVIGIIPQSLKDKEIGHSGLTRLEVVDGMHARKARMAELSDAFIALPGGLGTLEELFEVWTWGQLGYHGKPLGLLEVNGFYSKLTAFLDHIVGEGFVREPHRDMLQVSESPQTLLDALDAWQPSILPKWAEQKPS, encoded by the coding sequence ATGTCTATAGCGTCCGTTTGTGTATTTTGCGGTGCCAGCACTGGCACTGACCCGGCTTATCGTGAAGCGGCTGTCGCCTTGGGGCGAGCATTGGCCGAGCGCAAGCTGACCCTGGTCTATGGCGGCGGCGCCGTCGGGCTGATGGGGATCGTCGCTGACGCGGCACTGGCGGCCGGGGGCGAAGTGATCGGGATCATCCCGCAAAGCCTCAAAGACAAGGAAATCGGCCACAGCGGCCTGACGCGCCTGGAAGTGGTCGACGGCATGCATGCGCGCAAGGCACGGATGGCTGAACTCAGCGATGCGTTTATCGCTTTGCCCGGCGGCCTCGGCACGCTGGAAGAACTGTTCGAAGTCTGGACTTGGGGCCAGCTCGGCTACCACGGCAAGCCGCTCGGTTTGCTCGAAGTAAACGGTTTCTATAGCAAATTAACCGCTTTTCTTGATCATATCGTCGGCGAAGGCTTCGTTCGCGAACCACACCGTGACATGCTGCAAGTGAGCGAATCGCCGCAAACCCTGCTCGACGCACTGGACGCCTGGCAACCCTCGATCCTGCCAAAATGGGCCGAGCAAAAACCCAGCTAA
- the azu gene encoding azurin, with amino-acid sequence MFAKLVAVSLLTLASSQLMAAECKTTIDSTDQMTYATKAIEIDKSCKTFTVELTHSGSLPKNVMGHNWVLSKEADMQPIATAGLAAGIDKNYLPEGDARIIAHTKIIGAGEKDSVTFDVSKLAAGEAYGFFCSFPGHISMMKGTVTLK; translated from the coding sequence ATGTTTGCCAAACTTGTTGCGGTATCCCTGCTGACGCTGGCCAGCAGCCAATTGATGGCTGCCGAGTGCAAGACCACGATCGACTCCACTGATCAGATGACCTACGCCACTAAGGCCATTGAAATCGACAAGAGCTGCAAGACCTTCACCGTCGAACTGACCCACTCCGGCAGCCTGCCGAAAAACGTCATGGGCCATAACTGGGTGTTGAGCAAAGAAGCTGACATGCAGCCAATCGCTACTGCTGGCCTGGCCGCAGGTATCGACAAGAACTACCTGCCGGAAGGCGACGCACGCATCATCGCCCACACCAAGATCATCGGTGCTGGCGAGAAAGATTCGGTGACCTTCGACGTGTCGAAACTGGCTGCCGGCGAAGCCTACGGGTTCTTCTGCTCGTTCCCGGGCCACATCTCGATGATGAAAGGCACGGTTACCCTGAAGTAA
- the nadE gene encoding ammonia-dependent NAD(+) synthetase — translation MQAVQREIADQLKVQPPFADQAALEAEVARRITFIQDCLVNSGLKTLVLGISGGVDSLTAGLLAQRAMRELRTRTSDDSYKFIAVRLPYETQFDEHDAQASVDFIAPDERHTVNIGPAVKSLASEVAAFEGKHAVSVDFVLGNTKARMRMVAQYTIAGAAHGLVIGTDHAAEAVMGFFTKFGDGACDLAPLSGLVKNQVRAIARSFGAPESLVEKIPTADLEDLSPGKPDEASHGVTYAEIDAFLHGEPVRDEAFKIICDTYKKTHHKRVMPFAP, via the coding sequence ATGCAAGCCGTACAGCGTGAGATTGCTGATCAGCTCAAGGTTCAGCCGCCGTTCGCCGATCAAGCAGCCCTCGAGGCTGAAGTCGCCCGGCGGATTACCTTTATCCAGGATTGCCTGGTCAATTCCGGGCTCAAGACCCTGGTGCTGGGCATCAGCGGCGGCGTCGATTCCTTGACTGCCGGCCTGCTGGCCCAGCGGGCTATGCGCGAACTGCGCACCCGCACCAGTGACGACAGCTACAAGTTCATCGCCGTGCGCCTGCCGTACGAAACCCAGTTCGATGAACACGACGCCCAGGCCTCAGTGGATTTCATCGCCCCGGACGAACGCCACACGGTGAACATCGGCCCGGCGGTCAAATCCCTGGCCAGTGAAGTTGCAGCGTTCGAAGGCAAGCACGCGGTTTCGGTGGATTTTGTGCTCGGCAACACCAAGGCGCGGATGCGCATGGTCGCCCAGTACACTATCGCCGGTGCCGCCCATGGCTTGGTGATCGGTACTGACCACGCGGCGGAAGCGGTGATGGGTTTCTTCACCAAATTCGGTGACGGCGCCTGCGACTTGGCACCGTTGAGCGGTCTGGTGAAAAATCAGGTCCGGGCGATTGCCCGAAGCTTCGGTGCGCCGGAATCGCTGGTGGAAAAAATCCCGACGGCCGACCTGGAAGACTTGTCGCCAGGCAAACCGGACGAAGCGTCCCACGGCGTGACCTATGCCGAGATTGATGCATTCCTGCACGGCGAACCAGTGCGCGACGAAGCGTTCAAGATCATCTGCGACACGTACAAAAAGACTCATCACAAGCGGGTGATGCCTTTCGCGCCTTGA
- the pncB gene encoding nicotinate phosphoribosyltransferase: protein MSESVFGDRIVQNLLDTDFYKLTMMQAVLHNYPNVEVEWEFRCRNSEDLRPYLAEIRYQIERLAELSLSADQLSFLERISFMKPDFLRFLGLFRFNLRYVHTGIENGELFIRLRGPWLHVILFEVPMLAIVSEVRNRYRYREVVLEQAREQLYRKFDWLTANASSDELSELQVADFGTRRRFSYRVQEEVVNVLKHDFPGRFVGTSNVHLSRELDMKPLGTMAHEWIMAHQQLGPRLIDSQIAALDCWVREYRGLLGIALTDCITTDAFLGDFDLYFAKLFDGLRHDSGDPVLWAEKAIARYHKLGIDPMSKTLVFSDSLTLPKSLEIFRALRGRINVSFGIGTNLTCDIPGVEPMSIVLKMTACNGQPVAKISDEPGKTHCKDPNFVAYLRHVFKVPASIPSTSGISSKE from the coding sequence ATGAGCGAGAGCGTATTTGGCGATCGCATCGTGCAGAACCTGCTCGACACCGACTTTTACAAACTGACGATGATGCAGGCGGTGCTGCACAACTACCCTAACGTCGAAGTCGAATGGGAGTTTCGTTGCCGTAACAGTGAGGATTTACGCCCGTACCTGGCGGAAATCCGTTACCAGATCGAGCGTCTCGCCGAACTGAGCCTGAGCGCCGACCAGTTGAGTTTCCTGGAGCGCATCAGCTTCATGAAGCCGGATTTCCTTCGATTTCTTGGCTTGTTCCGCTTCAACCTGCGCTACGTCCACACCGGCATTGAGAACGGCGAGTTGTTCATCCGCCTGCGCGGGCCGTGGCTGCATGTGATTCTGTTCGAAGTACCGATGCTGGCGATCGTCAGCGAAGTGCGTAACCGCTATCGCTACCGGGAAGTCGTTCTGGAGCAGGCCCGCGAGCAGCTCTATCGCAAGTTCGACTGGCTGACCGCCAACGCCAGCAGCGACGAATTGTCCGAGTTGCAGGTTGCCGATTTCGGCACCCGGCGCCGCTTTTCGTACCGAGTGCAGGAAGAAGTGGTGAACGTGCTCAAGCACGATTTCCCTGGGCGCTTCGTCGGCACCAGCAACGTGCATCTTTCCCGCGAGCTGGACATGAAACCGCTGGGCACCATGGCCCACGAGTGGATCATGGCCCATCAGCAACTCGGCCCACGGTTGATCGATAGCCAGATTGCCGCCCTTGATTGCTGGGTTCGCGAGTATCGCGGCTTGCTGGGGATCGCCCTGACCGACTGCATCACCACTGATGCTTTCCTCGGTGACTTCGACCTGTATTTCGCCAAGCTCTTCGACGGCCTGCGCCACGACTCCGGTGATCCGGTGCTCTGGGCAGAAAAAGCCATCGCCCGCTACCACAAGCTCGGCATCGACCCGATGAGCAAGACGCTGGTGTTCTCCGACAGCCTGACGCTGCCCAAGTCCCTGGAAATATTCCGGGCGCTGCGCGGTCGGATCAATGTCAGTTTCGGCATCGGCACCAACCTGACATGTGATATTCCGGGTGTCGAACCGATGAGCATCGTGCTTAAAATGACCGCCTGCAACGGTCAGCCCGTGGCAAAGATTTCTGATGAACCTGGCAAGACTCACTGCAAAGACCCGAATTTCGTCGCCTACTTGCGACACGTTTTCAAAGTACCTGCCTCCATTCCCAGCACATCTGGCATTTCAAGCAAGGAGTGA
- a CDS encoding alanine/glycine:cation symporter family protein, whose product MLDAINDFLSGKVLIPLVLGLGSYFTIRSKFVQFRYFAHMVSVLHCSWHTGNHHLSSFQALTLSLAGRVGTGNIVGVGIAVSMGGPGAVFWMWMTALLGMSSSFFECALGQLYKRCDGNGLYRGGPSWYIQHGLGKRWLGMIAALLLLVTFGFAINGLESHAVSHSLNDAFALSTTWSGLALSLVLGMVFIGGIKRIAAVSDLLVPLKVLAYIGVTSYVIVLQFDQVPAILMTIVKSAFGLDQAFGGLVGSAIIMGVRRGVFSNEAGLGSAPNVASVAKIEHPVAQGVVQAFSVFIDTFIICTCTALLILLSGFYTPGFEGDGIALAQHSLAAVVGEWGRMFISIVLALFVFTAMLYNYYLGENSLRFIFGEPRKTLFAYRVFVLGLVFWGSVEDLSTVLAFADITMTLLALVNLIAMALLFKVGMRILRDYDEQRRAGIKTPVFDSSKFRDLDLDFMAWPARTNSPDVLTHPENLPGNAPSPKPI is encoded by the coding sequence ATGCTTGACGCCATTAACGACTTCCTCTCCGGAAAGGTTTTGATACCTTTGGTTCTCGGACTCGGGAGTTATTTCACCATCCGGTCAAAATTTGTTCAGTTTCGATACTTCGCCCATATGGTCTCGGTATTACATTGCAGTTGGCATACGGGCAATCACCACTTGAGTTCATTCCAGGCGTTAACGCTCAGCCTTGCGGGTCGCGTCGGAACCGGGAATATCGTAGGCGTTGGCATTGCGGTGAGCATGGGCGGCCCCGGTGCGGTGTTCTGGATGTGGATGACCGCTCTGCTGGGTATGTCGAGCAGCTTCTTCGAGTGCGCACTGGGTCAACTCTATAAGCGCTGTGATGGAAATGGCCTGTATCGAGGGGGACCTTCATGGTACATCCAGCATGGTCTTGGTAAGCGCTGGCTTGGAATGATTGCCGCTCTCCTGCTTCTGGTCACCTTTGGCTTTGCTATAAACGGCCTGGAATCCCATGCCGTATCACACTCGCTAAATGATGCATTTGCTCTGTCAACCACTTGGTCCGGGCTCGCATTATCGTTGGTGCTGGGAATGGTATTTATTGGCGGTATAAAGCGGATAGCGGCGGTCTCGGATCTTTTGGTTCCGCTTAAGGTTCTCGCTTACATTGGCGTGACGTCCTACGTAATCGTGCTGCAGTTTGACCAGGTTCCGGCCATATTAATGACGATTGTCAAAAGTGCGTTTGGACTGGATCAGGCCTTTGGCGGGCTCGTCGGCAGCGCAATTATAATGGGCGTACGGCGTGGAGTATTCTCCAATGAAGCAGGATTGGGCAGCGCGCCCAATGTTGCATCGGTGGCGAAGATCGAGCACCCGGTTGCACAAGGTGTGGTGCAGGCCTTCAGCGTCTTTATTGACACCTTCATCATCTGTACATGCACCGCGTTACTCATACTGCTTTCAGGTTTCTACACACCCGGTTTCGAGGGCGATGGTATAGCTTTGGCACAACACTCGCTGGCGGCAGTGGTGGGTGAATGGGGAAGGATGTTCATCAGTATCGTATTGGCCTTGTTTGTCTTCACCGCGATGCTCTACAACTATTACCTAGGTGAAAACAGTTTACGATTCATATTTGGCGAACCTCGAAAAACATTATTCGCCTACCGTGTATTCGTATTAGGGCTGGTGTTCTGGGGTTCTGTCGAAGATTTATCCACGGTACTCGCATTTGCCGATATCACCATGACATTGCTGGCCTTGGTCAACCTAATCGCTATGGCCCTGCTGTTCAAAGTCGGTATGCGCATCTTGCGTGACTACGACGAACAACGTCGTGCAGGTATCAAAACTCCTGTTTTCGACTCAAGTAAATTCCGAGATCTGGATCTCGATTTTATGGCCTGGCCAGCGAGAACGAATAGCCCTGATGTATTGACGCATCCTGAAAACCTTCCTGGCAACGCGCCAAGCCCTAAGCCCATATGA
- a CDS encoding helix-turn-helix domain-containing protein, which produces MRDFLPANLKLLCSHYRSIAEVCRKLRINRGQFNKYLGGNSFPTPFNLKRICDFFGVEEAEIHLPPDQFGTLIGVKARHISSPREVAAPQRMLDHLRQQSSLQLEAHTGYYYEYYHAMTEPGSILCSLVHLHEEGEHFVYERNERLQLAGGGGAFERYRYVGIAYYLQDRLFLIDYESLTSNEISQTILIPSFKSCITRLNGLKMGVSAADHRTPACSRVVWEYLGREIDQVDAYRRVRLYSMDDPTIDDDLRGRLAQTQVVDGLFVIA; this is translated from the coding sequence ATGCGTGATTTTCTTCCGGCTAACTTAAAACTGCTTTGTAGTCACTACCGATCCATCGCAGAAGTCTGTAGGAAACTTCGCATTAATCGTGGTCAATTTAATAAATACCTTGGAGGAAACAGCTTTCCTACACCTTTTAATCTGAAGCGGATCTGTGATTTTTTCGGAGTTGAAGAAGCCGAAATTCATTTGCCGCCAGATCAATTCGGCACTCTCATAGGCGTCAAAGCGAGGCATATCAGTTCTCCCAGGGAGGTGGCTGCGCCGCAACGGATGCTTGATCATCTTCGTCAACAGTCATCGTTGCAGCTAGAAGCCCACACGGGTTACTACTACGAGTACTACCACGCAATGACGGAGCCCGGTTCGATTCTTTGCTCCTTGGTTCATTTGCACGAGGAGGGAGAGCATTTCGTATATGAGCGTAATGAACGCTTACAGTTAGCGGGTGGGGGTGGGGCGTTTGAGCGGTATCGATATGTCGGGATTGCCTACTACCTTCAGGATCGCTTGTTTCTCATCGATTATGAATCGCTGACGTCCAATGAGATCAGTCAGACCATTCTTATCCCGAGCTTCAAAAGCTGCATTACCCGACTCAATGGATTGAAGATGGGCGTTTCGGCGGCTGACCATCGCACTCCTGCGTGTTCGAGGGTTGTTTGGGAGTATCTAGGGCGGGAAATTGATCAAGTTGACGCGTATCGCAGAGTGCGGCTATACAGCATGGATGATCCGACAATCGACGATGACCTGCGTGGGCGTCTTGCTCAAACCCAAGTCGTCGATGGTCTTTTTGTTATCGCTTGA
- a CDS encoding LysR family transcriptional regulator — protein sequence MLNKRYLPSITALQCFEAVTRHLSFTRAAEELNLTQSAVSKQVAQLEELLQHLLFRRVRRRLQMTPAGDLYLVEVRKILTQVEMSTHYLRSYGGDTEVLRVSTPPTFGARWLVPRLKGWRLRHPSIHLDLCSEQEADDLLQGRSDLAFYFGQGSRPGTESLKLFGEELVPVCAPGSLPDTPFTDPTQLTDLVLLQNASRPQAWHDWFDSQGYHTEHSYHGPRFETFYMCIRAAQVGCGVALLPRFLVEEELADGKLVIPWQHAMPSSDAYYLAYPEHSAEVPKVRDFVKWMLEQIDNPDAPQH from the coding sequence ATGCTGAATAAACGCTACCTGCCGTCGATCACTGCACTGCAGTGTTTCGAGGCCGTGACCCGGCATTTGAGCTTCACCCGGGCCGCCGAAGAGCTGAACCTGACCCAGAGCGCCGTCAGCAAACAGGTCGCGCAACTCGAAGAGTTGCTGCAGCACCTGCTGTTCCGCCGGGTGCGCCGACGCCTGCAAATGACCCCGGCCGGGGATTTGTACCTGGTGGAGGTACGAAAAATCCTCACTCAGGTCGAAATGTCGACCCATTACCTGCGCTCCTACGGCGGTGATACTGAAGTCCTGCGCGTCTCGACGCCGCCAACCTTTGGCGCACGCTGGCTGGTGCCACGCCTGAAAGGCTGGCGCCTGCGCCACCCCTCGATTCACCTCGATTTGTGCAGCGAGCAGGAAGCCGACGATTTGCTTCAAGGTCGCAGCGACCTGGCGTTCTACTTCGGCCAAGGCTCACGCCCCGGCACTGAAAGCCTGAAGCTGTTCGGCGAAGAGTTGGTGCCAGTCTGCGCACCGGGCAGCCTGCCGGACACGCCGTTCACCGACCCGACGCAACTCACCGACCTGGTCCTGCTGCAAAACGCCTCCCGGCCCCAGGCCTGGCACGATTGGTTCGACAGTCAGGGCTATCACACCGAGCACAGCTATCACGGCCCGCGCTTCGAAACCTTTTATATGTGCATCCGCGCAGCGCAAGTCGGCTGTGGCGTGGCGCTATTGCCGCGGTTTCTGGTGGAAGAGGAATTGGCCGACGGCAAACTGGTCATTCCCTGGCAGCATGCGATGCCCAGCTCCGACGCCTACTACCTGGCCTACCCGGAACATTCGGCAGAAGTGCCCAAGGTGCGGGATTTTGTGAAGTGGATGTTGGAGCAGATTGATAATCCGGATGCGCCACAACATTGA